In the genome of Hymenobacter cellulosivorans, one region contains:
- a CDS encoding ATP-binding protein, translated as MKNAIRISCSRHNLKVVRDFVSSYLAAYGLSDLQLNQIILAVDEVVANLIIHANHEDESQFLDLRITIEHQVFEIEIEDDSNSSYQPSLYKEPDLQEHIRIGKKGGVGMTLVNRIMDRVEFTTTGTHNVCRLYKRLG; from the coding sequence ATGAAAAACGCAATCCGCATCAGTTGTAGCCGCCACAACCTCAAGGTGGTGCGCGATTTTGTAAGCAGCTATCTGGCTGCTTACGGCCTGTCGGACTTGCAGCTTAACCAGATCATTCTGGCCGTCGATGAAGTAGTGGCCAACCTGATTATTCATGCCAACCACGAAGACGAATCCCAGTTCCTGGACCTGCGCATAACGATAGAGCATCAGGTCTTCGAAATCGAAATTGAAGACGACAGCAACTCGTCCTACCAGCCTTCCTTGTACAAGGAGCCAGATTTGCAGGAGCACATCCGCATCGGGAAAAAAGGCGGTGTGGGCATGACACTGGTGAACCGCATCATGGACCGCGTCGAGTTTACCACCACCGGTACCCACAATGTGTGTCGCCTCTACAAACGCCTTGGGTAA